In Zingiber officinale cultivar Zhangliang chromosome 9B, Zo_v1.1, whole genome shotgun sequence, the genomic window TATATTGTTATTGATTCCAAAGAATATTAGAATCCATGTATATATAGGATATGAGCCTAATGAATAAACAAAACATAATTATTAGGCTGCCTACTGTTCCTATCATTTTTAACAATAGCACTACAAATAGGAAATAGAAGTCTTTATTTCTAACAGATGCAAAATAAACTAAAAGCAAGATACAGAGACATTAGTGCAACTAATGATGCTCATAGCTAGGGTATTAGGTAGCTTAATGACCAAATAGTAAAAACATTGTTGATAAAGAATAATATGTTGCCTACGAAGGAAAATAAGGGAAATACCCTTCAATTTTGAAAAGCAAGTTACGTTATATGTTTTTATAAGGTCAATATGGTAATAAATCTTCTGTACATATCAATAATGAACTAATTTTTATAGAAAAAAGTTAGTAAAAGGGTAGAATGGCATTATCAATACAAATTATTATTACGCATAAGGGCACCAAACCTGCAGCTTATCACTTTTCCAAGGAACCCAAACATTATTCACTGAGGAGTTTGAGGCACTGCTGCATACTTCATCATCAAAAGATAGGAGGAAAGATTCACTTTGGTAATCAGTATATGCAACTCCAGGGGCATCGGAAGTAGAAGCTGAATCTATTGAATCAGAGAGATGAGCAACAACACCAGCATCTTTAACTGAGATAGGTGATCCACCCATAGATGCTAATTCTTTCAATCTTTGTTCCAAAATAAAGCCTAAATGATCACCATCTTTCACATTCAAGTTGAAAGGCAACAAATTTTTGTCATCCGAATCTGTTGAATTTCCagaataactacaaaatctgtaACCATTCTTTTTCCCCTCTTTTCCACCCTCATTCCGATAATGAGGTGAATATTCATGCAGTTTTGTTAAAGGGGATGTGAATGTAAATGACACAACATCTCTATCACGTGTTGTATTACCATTAGTCCATCCTGAATGATCAGATACAACGACATTATGTCGAATATGTTTTCTCTGTTTGTCTAGTGGCAAATTATCAACAGAATCACATCTTTTGCAATATGATCTGTTGTTCTCTACTAATACCACCTTCTTGTAATTTGGCATGGATTGATCCTTGGCAACACGAGATACCTCTGAACCTTTAATCATGTTGTTCCGTCCTTTTTTGTTTCTTACACAATCCTTcactaattttttatttctagAAGAACCATCTCTAGAAAGTGCATTTCCCTCACTTGTATCAGAGACTGATAGTCTCTGGCCAAGCTTGCTTTTAGTTACAAGATAGTCTTGTTTGTTTGGTCGGTGTACATTATGAGAATCAGCATCTGAATTCCCATTGTTGTGGGTATGTGTTTGGTTACTAGACTGAAATTTCAGTGGTTTCTCAGAGTGAAATTCATTATCCTCCTGTGAAGCAAACTTGTTGCTGGTACTTGGGCTTATGCCTTTTCTTGTTTGGACGTTCAACTTTGCTTGAATGGCAAGTGAAACTGATTTGTTCTTGCCTTTTGGACTGGATTTCAACGATTCATCCTTTGATAGCAAAGATTTATCATTTTGTGAAATGTCTCTCCTGCATAAGGCTTGTGATCTGGAAGACTTCAAAGAAACTGACTGAATACGTCTTCCAGGAAATTCTAAGGCCTTCAATGGCTTTGGAGGAGTAGCTATAATCTTTGTTGAATCACAAATTTCTGAAGGACTTGGGGATGGTTTAGAAGGCTGAACTTTACTCTTGGTTTTCTTTTGAACTTCTGGTTCACTAATCTTAACAGAGTCCAATCCAAGATTTTTAACTGGCGATAGCAATTTGTGGCGTGTAACTGAGATAGATTTTACTAGTCTAGGAGGCAATGCTTCAACCTGGAACCTCTCAATTGGACTGCCTGGCATCTTTTGGGACCATAAATCTAGTGTTCTTGAGTTAGCACCAGCTTTCAAGATAACATAACTTGAATTATTTCTTTGATTTTGGCCAGGATTATCTTGAATGTTATGCAAGTCACTCAAAACAATGCCTGATGAGGGCATACACTCTAAACCCATAAGCTTGGCAACAACTCCAGGAGCCTTAGTCCTGCTTCCCTCTTCAACAAccactgaagaagaagaagagctatGCTCATTGATATCTCTTACACTAGATACTCCTGGCTTCTCATCCTCATCAATCTGTCAAACAGATTGCGAAgttataaaatcataaaaaagaaacaacaacaaaaaaaaaagaacaatgaGCAACATGAGCAGTATTAACTGACCAGAGGAACATTTGGTACTGGCTTATCATCATGGCCATCGATCTTGTCCTGACTTTTGTCCTctgcaaagaaaaatgataagagGATAAGGAAAGCAGTTTTGCCTCGGAGAAGCAAGCAAATGGAATTACCGATCGAAGCCTGTTCATCAGGGAACAATTTCTTCTGCGACGTCCTGGACCACTCCAAAAAATGAAGGAAACTACGAGTCTTTGGAGCCATCTAGGTGACTGCCTAAATAAAACAATAGCATTCAAAGAAGGAACAAAGAAAAGTCCGAACAAGCATTCTACAGCACCAGATACCTCCAGTAACCCCTCGCCTGCGCCACAAGATTCACAAATCGTTCGGTGCAGACAATGCAAATAAAGGCAAACACGGAAACGAGTGCTGGAATGGGTAAAATGGATCACCTTTAGGAACGAGCTACCCAGTTTCCGTCCAGAAAACATTGGCCCGCCCCGAATTCCCCATTCCTTGAGAAGAGAAAACGCGAGATCTACAGTCAAAGCGCAGATCCAGGGACGGAGAAGGGACAAGCGGACGACCTCGATTGAGACGATCTGGAACAGCGCCAGCCGAACGCCGGCCCGGCGGAAGAAGCGGTTCCGGTGAAGGAGCTGGAGTTGAGTACTCGAGGCGaggagagaagggagaggggaagaggagaggagTTGGAAGCCATTAATCGCTGACGCTGAGGGAGGGAGAGAGAGCAAGCTGTTCGACGCGacaattaaaaaaatgtttttaaaaaataagaaataatgaaatggaaataaatactaaaaaaataaataaaatattacgtggaaaattagattaaattaaaaaaaatggttCAACAAATTAACAATTTCTTTGAttgtattttaattaaaaaaacattttgaaGATATAAGATTATAAAAAGATAAGCTggccaaaatatatatttaaaaggaACATATTACAGTAAACTATGTGCAAAAATGAAGAAAGGTTagtaaaaattaaagaaaaaaaaattaaaagatactCTAAAAGAAGcaccatattttatttttatatcacaaaatatttctatttcaatattgttataataattttagttaaaacagttataaaataaaataaaataaatttaatttaaattattgcatatcaatattattatattaaaatattattttaacatggttaaaattattttaacttaattaaaaattttatttaattaaaattatttaataattttgattaaaaaaactgCATTATAAGGTATAATAGATTTGTTTAAAATGACTATAATGTGAAGTTTTCAATATAAGATGTCAAAAATAAGgtgactttttaattttttatttttaaaatagacaATTACTGATTGTTCCTGTCTTTTATTTTTACCttaaaatgtattttttttaaaaaaaaaaagttaaggatttttttaacaatatttaaatattaaaaaataataaaatttctaatatttaagagcttgataatgcatttttttaaaattcaacacTCAATACTTATTTAATTGAAACTAGTTgaatattaaaatagaaaaaatattaacaAATTTAGTAATCTTAGcagctaataataataatatctttttttaaaaaaaaatcacatgcCACTTTGTAACTTTATTTTAACACTAAagtaaaatttaatcaactttattttTAAGTCATCATAATAGTCAAAATTTTAATAATGAGAGGGGTTCGGATTTGAGAGTATTTAGCAATAATTTAAAATATGAGTCTGGTTACCCAAAAATTAGTTAATATAATAAAACATAATTTAATATTACTAATCATATAATTTTACTAAGATCCGTGGCATTGATTCCAAATAGTTGAAATGACTACGCTTATGATAACATAATAATTAGAGGAACGCCACACTTGACGACCAATAATTAGAGGAACGCCACAAGTTCTTTTTTATTATCAAAAGGACTCTCATcttatattttatctttaaaatatttttattttaatcttattatatatttttttaataatcgaGGTGTTCGAAATAATCCTAATCCTGAAGATTTTTAAAtatatcatataataaacaaaaaACAAATGACAATAGAAAACAAAATTAACAGTTTGTAATGATTTCTAAATCTGTGCTGTCAGGtaatttattatcttttgtaTGAAGCTAATAAATTCCATCGTTTTGATTGGATTTTAGTAGGGaatcctgattacattctttttttGATCCTCTTATGAGATAAATACATAGCACAGTTTATACAAGATCAAATCTTCTATCATCAAATTtttctgtccccgtgtcccctgTCGATCAGACGGACCAAATTACATCTTAAAGTATCATGACATCGTTAAGATGTGTACATTATCCTCGTGATGTGTAAGGTATCCTTGAGATATAATCTGGTCCATCCGATCGGTAAGGAGACACGAggacagagaaatttggggaTAGAGAATCCGAACTACAGTTTATACACATTCAAAGGTTGACGTTGACGGAAACTCTGTTCCTTTTATCCGGGTTCGGATTCAAATTTAAAGATTTTGGATTGTGTTTAATTAGGATCGGATTcagaataaaatttttttaaaaaaatatatatattttttaatcctATCCGAGATCCGAACTACAATTTATACACATTCAAAGGTTGACGTTGACGGAAACTCTGTTTCTTTTATCCGGGTTCGGATTCAAGTTTAAAGATTTTGGATTGTGTTTAATTATGATCGGATTcagaatgaatttttttttaaaatatatatatatatatatatatattttttttttttatctatccAAGATTGAAGTACAGTTTATACACATTCAAAGTTGATGTTGATGGAAACTCTGTTCCTTTTATCCGGGTTCggattcaagtttaaaaattttggatTGTGTTTAATTAGGATTGGATTCagaatgaaatttttttaaaaatatatatatattttttaatcctATCCGAAACACCACAAATTTTATTTACCCTCAGAGTGTactgttttaaaataaaattatttttagaaaaaaaagatagagtattttttttatgataaataaaaaaaaatgtccaTGGTTCCAATAAAGCTCTAGCCTATTTTAATTTTTGCCCTTGCTTAATTAGTACTGTCTCACTTTTATTTTACCTTTATTAATCATATTTCATATAAGATGGATGGTGTACCTTCTTTTAATTTGTTGCCCTTTAATTTATAACCCTTCTTTATGGATATATAGTTGCATTCCAATGATAAGTACtccaatataaaaatatttttgacctcTCGAACTCCTCATTAATGAGGCCCATGTGTTTACACTCCAATCATGAAGCTAAGGCTTTGTTTAATATGAGGAAAAACAAGAAAGGGGGAGTAAATAACAAGGGATTTCAATATTGTTTACCATAAGTTTTAAATTAGGCAGCAATCTTTTTCTTACatttttaacctaattaatttattaaaaaccCAAAACCTTCTAATTCATAGacttaatatatatttttcaataaattaatgaaaagttGATGAATTACTCAAAATATCATACACTATACCACTGGTTAGAACAGCATCAGTTTACAATTCGATAAATTATAAAATCTATCATGTCATATCTCGCCGACAAATTCGATCGGCGGTGTGTGAGCCAACTATGATGTAGTTATTTGGGATGTTTGATGCTTTGAAAATCAGTGCATTCCATATTTGATACGCTATGCAGGTgagagctatttttttttttggcttcttttctcaTCCATTTAACTGCATTAGGCTAATTCCCATCCATTCTCTAATATGTGGTAAAAGGCGTATACGTTTATTCCAGCGCCCTTGTCAGCCCGTCTCAAGAGAAATACGAAGAAAGTAAATCTCGGTAACTAAGAAAGTAAGTGGCAGGTGGGGTAAGTTTACTTATGTTGTAGGGATTCACGCCCCATTAGCCCCGAGATTCAACACCAAAACCTCATATGATAATGAACCTGCTACTTACCAACTCAGCTAAGTCCGTAGGAACTCATCCATTCTCAAATATGCTTCTAGATGGTGTTGTTGTGTAATATaccaaaaagaaaaatataaataaagatgtaaataattaaatttggcataattaaattattttaaggaaaataaatatttttagtgAATAATTTATCAGTAAAcaagtttatatgaatttatagaatttattgatttttttttagatttaaaggAATCCTTTTATGTTTTATAGGGATAAATAGGTAAGAAATAAAGTCTATTGAAGATGAAGAGTTGATAGGATAAAGTTATGTTTTCTTTATTAAGAgtgtttggctaaacttattaaaaatagttTATAAGCTCATATAGTTTATAAGTTGTTTTAAGTAGGGGTGGAATCGGGTAGGGACTCATCCTATAACCATCTTACCTAATCTCCGTTCCGttaaaaattaagaattaatttttcTCCCGATCTCATATCCGACAAATGTCGGGATCTAAATGCTCAGAATCCCGTCAGATAAGGATATGATATCTTGaatgttcaaatatttttattatacagTAACATTTTAAACCAATATTAGTAATCAGTCAAGATTACTTTGCTATCTaccgtttaaaaaaaataatttactgtCTTACAAGTACtgaaataagtaaacaagcaactaaaaattaaaaaaaaaatagagaaataaaTACAACTATTATGAACCATGCAAAACATCATGCAAAGAACCAATAGTTGCAAACTCATAGACCATCAAACGTATATTCCCATCAACACAGTATCCCAGCTAGCATTTCCACAAAATTTTCACGCTTCATCCTTGAGACCATAGAGACCTGATGTCAAGAGAAAGTACTTTAATTATTAAATCTTTACATATTAGATTAAATGTAATGCTTCAATGATTAGTCTAGTTTTTACTAAAGGGAGAGGGGAAAAAAAATGTCTATTGCAGATGAATAAAGAAAAACCTGAGTCAAAAATTCAGAGGTGTTGTCTTCAGATGAAAAATCAAGCTTTTTTACAGCAACCTGCTTCCCATCCTCTAGAACAGCAAAGTACACTCAGCCCCAGTCTTAACAATCAGGAGGCCCGGGACGAAATGATCAAAATaggttattaattttttttcataaaataaaaattatttataatgactTTTTCTACCTTTTCTAGATgcaaaatcatctataatattattaatttcaaaattttctaaaatctctttttcaatagataaaattgctAATTCATTCAATCTCTCTTGTGACATTGttgatctcatgtatatttttaacaattttaattttgagaaactcCTTTCAACTGATCCTACGGTAACAAGGCATAGTTAACAATATTCTATAAGCAATTGCAACAATTGGAtaagaagctatatttttcacaAAATTAAGAATATCAATTGTTGACATTATCTCATTTGATAAAGTCACTTGTAGTATTTTTAATTCCGTAAACaaatcatctaactcaacatctAATGAATTTTCATGCGTAAAAGTGGATATTAAATTAATACAACATTTTCTCAACTCATCATTA contains:
- the LOC122023844 gene encoding uncharacterized protein LOC122023844 → MAPKTRSFLHFLEWSRTSQKKLFPDEQASIEDKSQDKIDGHDDKPVPNVPLIDEDEKPGVSSVRDINEHSSSSSSVVVEEGSRTKAPGVVAKLMGLECMPSSGIVLSDLHNIQDNPGQNQRNNSSYVILKAGANSRTLDLWSQKMPGSPIERFQVEALPPRLVKSISVTRHKLLSPVKNLGLDSVKISEPEVQKKTKSKVQPSKPSPSPSEICDSTKIIATPPKPLKALEFPGRRIQSVSLKSSRSQALCRRDISQNDKSLLSKDESLKSSPKGKNKSVSLAIQAKLNVQTRKGISPSTSNKFASQEDNEFHSEKPLKFQSSNQTHTHNNGNSDADSHNVHRPNKQDYLVTKSKLGQRLSVSDTSEGNALSRDGSSRNKKLVKDCVRNKKGRNNMIKGSEVSRVAKDQSMPNYKKVVLVENNRSYCKRCDSVDNLPLDKQRKHIRHNVVVSDHSGWTNGNTTRDRDVVSFTFTSPLTKLHEYSPHYRNEGGKEGKKNGYRFCSYSGNSTDSDDKNLLPFNLNVKDGDHLGFILEQRLKELASMGGSPISVKDAGVVAHLSDSIDSASTSDAPGVAYTDYQSESFLLSFDDEVCSSASNSSVNNVWVPWKSDKLQKKKRIGSYCNIADQSEIEHQDESPHSIPDNSFSNESCSSESYQNSDGTRTNPSHYSSLSKEAEFDSMYKTGPAESEVELSTSSLHKQAIDSDEDLASEISRIDNAYTCWDELDYVKEILNNWEIISDDSILRYMDQSSEILDLRLFEKLEENQISGHVDETQIMKRKIIFDAVNECLSTKCSVYFRAGFQMWAKGVMFVRKDLSEELYNEISGCVCGEDWMVDELVYKDMSSHLGRWIDFEMEAFEAGVEIERWLLDTLVDEFFKEF